The genomic interval GAAGTCCGTGTCGCGCCGCTCGCGCACGTGCTGCGGCAGGTCGTCCGCGCGGATTTCCTCGCCCGACGCCAGGGCGACGCACCGCTCGATCACGTTCTCCAGCTCGCGCACGTTGCCGGGCCACGGGAACGCGAGCAGCGCGCGCTGTGCGTCTGGCGCGAGGCGCAGCACGCGGGGCGGTGTCGCGCGCGCCGCGTGCTTGCGCAGAAAGTGTTCTGCCAGCGGCAGGATGTCCTCGGGGCGCGCGCGCAGCGGCGGCAGCGCGATGTGGATGACGTTGAGTCGATAGAACAGGTCCTCGCGAAACAGCCCGGCGCGCATCCGCTCCTCGAGGTCCTTGTTGGTCGCCGCCACGACGCGGACGTCGATCTTTTGTTGGCGCGTCGAGCCGATCGGGCGGATCTCGCGTTCTTGCAACACGCGCAGCAGCTTCGCTTGCAGGGGCGCCGCCAGCTCGCCGATCTCGTCGAGAAAGATGGTGCCGCCGTCAGCTTCGGCGAACAGGCCCTGCTTGTCGGCGCGCGCGTCCGTGAACGCGCCACGCTTGTAGCCGAACAGCTCGGCTTCGAGCAGCGTTTCGGGCACCGCGGCGAGGTTGACCGCCACGAAGGGCCCCTCGGCGCGCGGCGAGTGGTAGTGGATCGCGCGCGCGATGAGTTCCTTGCCCGTGCCGCTTTCGCCGGTGATCAGCACCGACGCGGTCGACCCGCCGAGCCGGTGCACCAGCGAGAACACCTCCTGCATGGCCTCGCTGGTGCCGATGACGTTGTCGAGTTCGTACTGGCCCTTGACCTCGCGGCGCAGGCGCTCGACCTCGCGCTCGAGCCCGCGCTCGCGGATCGCCTTGTCGACGACGAGGATCAGTTCCTCGATCTCGAAGGGTTTGGTGATGTAATCGTATGCGCCGAGCTTGACGGCACGGATGGCGGTTTCGATCGACCCAAACGCGGTGATCATGACGATGTGCGGCGGCCGCTGTCCGGCGCGCAGGTCGCGGATGAGGTCGAAGCCGTCGAGATCGGGCATGCGCAGGTCGGTGACCACCACGTCGATGTCGCCCTGCTTGGCGCGCGCGACGCCCTCGCGGCCGCCGGCGGCGCCGATCACGCGGTAGCCGGCGTCCGCGAGCTCCTCGACCAGCAGCTCGCGCATCGCGTCGTCGTCCTCGACGACGAGAACCTGAGCGCGGTCTCGGTCGACCGGCTCGCGACTGGCGTCGGTCCGGTGCGCGTCCATCCGGGCGACTGTAGCAAACGCGGCGCGAGCGCACCGTCGCGTCACCCGGCCGGATCGGCTGGCAAGTACACCGTGAACACCGTACCGCCGCCCGGGTTGTCGGCGACTTCGATCCAGCCGTCGTGGTCCCGGACGATGCCCTGGCACACGGCGAGCCCGAGCCCCGTGCCGCCTTCGCCCTCGCGCGACGTGTAAAACGGCTCGAAGATCTTGTCGCGGATCGATTCGGGAATGCCGGGGCCGCTGTCGGCGACGGTGACGCGGACGAACGAGCTCGCCGGGTCCGACTCGAGCCCCGGCCGCTTGCGTTCGACCACCGACGTCTCGACCTCGAGGCTGCCGCCGGCCGGCATCGCCTGGATCGCGTTGAGAAACAGGTTGAGGAACACCTGCTGGAGTTGGTCGGCGCTGCCGCGCACGGGCGGCAGCCCCTCGGCGCGAGTGAGCACGTGGCGGATCTGGGCCTTGGCGAGCTGGTTTTCGAGAAATTCCATGGTCGTGAGCGTCACCTCGTTGAGGTTGACGGCCTCCGGATCGACGGCCCCGACCTTGCGGCGCGTGAAGTCGAGCAGGCGCTGGATGATGCGAGTGATTCGCGCCGCCTGCTCGGCGATGATCGTCGCGTTCTTTTCCACCGCGGCCGGTGAGTCGGCCTTCCGCGCCAGCGCGCGCGCGCGGCCGGAGATGACGTTGAGCGGCGTGCCGACCTCGTGTGCGATCTCGGCCGCCATCTGGCCCATCGTCGCGAGCCGGGCGGTCTCGGCCAGCCGCTGTTCGAGAGCGAGCCGCGCCTGGTTTTGCCGCGCCGTCTCGGCCTTCGACTCGCGCAGCGAGAAGGTCATCTCGTTGAACCGCGACGCGAGCGCGCCGATCTCGTCATCGTGTTCGGCGAGCAACACGCCCGACAGGTCGCCCTGGGCGACGGAATCGATGCCGGCGATGAGCTTGTCGATCGGGCCGGCGACGGTGCGCCGCACGGTGAGTGCGATGACGGCGATCAGCGCCGCCATGATCGCGGCGATCGCGAGTACCGCCTCGAGCACCTCGTCGAGCCACCGCGAGCGCAAAAACGCGGTCGACCGGGTGAGGTCCACGCCGCCGACGATGTCGACGCCGTCCGGGTGGTCCGGGTTCGGCACGCGCAGGGGCAGGGCGACGGCGAGTTGGTCGTCCGCGTTGACGACCAGCTC from Deltaproteobacteria bacterium carries:
- a CDS encoding sigma-54-dependent Fis family transcriptional regulator codes for the protein MDAHRTDASREPVDRDRAQVLVVEDDDAMRELLVEELADAGYRVIGAAGGREGVARAKQGDIDVVVTDLRMPDLDGFDLIRDLRAGQRPPHIVMITAFGSIETAIRAVKLGAYDYITKPFEIEELILVVDKAIRERGLEREVERLRREVKGQYELDNVIGTSEAMQEVFSLVHRLGGSTASVLITGESGTGKELIARAIHYHSPRAEGPFVAVNLAAVPETLLEAELFGYKRGAFTDARADKQGLFAEADGGTIFLDEIGELAAPLQAKLLRVLQEREIRPIGSTRQQKIDVRVVAATNKDLEERMRAGLFREDLFYRLNVIHIALPPLRARPEDILPLAEHFLRKHAARATPPRVLRLAPDAQRALLAFPWPGNVRELENVIERCVALASGEEIRADDLPQHVRERRDTDFLAGAVARRLTLAELEREYILRVLDDEGGNKTRAAARLGLDRKTLYRKLEDYKRGDR
- a CDS encoding HAMP domain-containing protein, whose product is MRPQRPPPPRHRPVRVGTRITVTTSAVAAVALVGFAFFLLRARHLERRRALVDEAVDLAQSIRATVEAIGVDEALARPDAIARAVTRAGSPWRVLVLDAAALAGPRSPDRAAALARLDRLIALRLPELVVNADDQLAVALPLRVPNPDHPDGVDIVGGVDLTRSTAFLRSRWLDEVLEAVLAIAAIMAALIAVIALTVRRTVAGPIDKLIAGIDSVAQGDLSGVLLAEHDDEIGALASRFNEMTFSLRESKAETARQNQARLALEQRLAETARLATMGQMAAEIAHEVGTPLNVISGRARALARKADSPAAVEKNATIIAEQAARITRIIQRLLDFTRRKVGAVDPEAVNLNEVTLTTMEFLENQLAKAQIRHVLTRAEGLPPVRGSADQLQQVFLNLFLNAIQAMPAGGSLEVETSVVERKRPGLESDPASSFVRVTVADSGPGIPESIRDKIFEPFYTSREGEGGTGLGLAVCQGIVRDHDGWIEVADNPGGGTVFTVYLPADPAG